The Argentina anserina chromosome 5, drPotAnse1.1, whole genome shotgun sequence genome includes the window TCTTTGGGTATCAGGTGAGTGGAAATCCCAAATAGAACCTCCTTCCACTTTCTCTTATAATGACCCACAGCGTGGTCGAGACCTCTATCCATCACCCAAGTATAGTACCGCTTCGAAAGCCACCAATTCTCTATGTTTTACGGGCAATAATTCTCTAGCCACTGTTTCTGGGAATCCAATGTTTTGGTCCAATCGAGTTGAAGGTGTAACAGAGTCTTTTTCACCCGTTATGAAAGATTCAGTGGAAAGGAGACAAAACACTGGGAATGGCTATAGGCTATTTGGAATTCAGTTGCTTGACAACTCTAATGCAGAAGAGACTTCACCCATGGTAGTGCCTGGAAAGCTCGGGGATGTTCAACtaatttcttcatttgatGCTGAATCTGACCAACACTCAGAACCATCAAATATCAACCGATCTGACCTTCCTTCAGGAAGTTGTGACGCTGAGAAATCATCCCTCAGATCACCTCAGGAATTGCAAAGTAGGCAAATTCGGAGTTGCACAAAGGTAGTCTATCTCCCTTTGGCCCCCAATTATATAATTTGTCTTTAACCTTTGGGGGAAATTTATGGTTTATTATGCTATGTGCGATTTTTGTCTGTATTTGAGAAGGTTATTGGACCAAATGAAATCCTATTAAAAGTAATTGATCATGTTCCGTGACTTTTATCCTTTTGAGAAGAAATTTGGGTTTTATTGGTCAAGATGTGATGTCTTTGTCTCTCTGGTTTCCTCTTAGGTTCATATGCAAGGGATTGCAGTTGGAAGAGCCGTAGATTTGACTCGGTTTGAGGGATATGAAGACCTGCTTAAGAAACTGGAAGAGATGTTTGATATTGAAGGTGAGCTGAGTGGATCTACCAAGAAATGGCAAGTTGTCTACactgatgatgaggatgacaTGATGATGGTTGGGGATGATCCATGGAAGTAAGTGATCCAGCCAACCctaaaatttttaatttcaatCTCACACCAAGAAATGAATTCTCAAGTAATTATTGCCATTGGTGATTTTAAAGCGCTACCTAATGAGTAGATGGTTTATTTCTCCTCGCTGCAAGTACTTAGGTTACTGAATCtattttttgaagaaaaattacCAACTTTGTCTGTCCCATGGCTGTTAAAATGAATCTAATAGTTGCAGTGTGCTAATTTTGTAAAATCTGTGTTCTTGTAGTGAGTTCTGCCGAATGGTAAGGAAGATTTTTATCTATACAGCTGAGGAAGTGAAGAGGTTGTCCCCCAAGATAAAACTTCCAGTAGGTGGAGAGGCTAAACAAGGCAAGCCCGATTGTGAAGCAGCTATTAACACGGAAGACCACTCATCTATCGTGGAGCcggcatattaatatatgcCAGCACAGAGCTAGCTATATGAAGAGCATGGAAAGGAAGAATTACCAGAAGAAACTGAAATCAAAAGAATAGAACATGGCTCACCTGAGAATGTCTGCTCGGATGATGCTTTTATAAACAAGGTAGTCAACCAGGATAACTGGTACAGTTTTCCAACATGTTGAAATGGAGGGAGTGCAATTTGCAGTGGCAAGCAGCGTACTGTTGTTTTTCTTGTGAAATAGTCTAGTTTAGTGTATCCACGAGGATCTCATGGTGGTTGGTTCAAAGGGCGCGTGTAGCTACCAAAGTTTTTCCTGGCATTCCTGCTGTGTATGAAATGTGCGATAATGTTCTTCATCCTTTGATGTTGTACTTTTGTTCGAAATCAAAGACAAGGTGTATTGAGCCGTCGTACATAAATATATAGCCTTCTTTCTCTTGCTTACAAATGCATTCGGTAGTCTGTAACCTTATACGGTGCCTGATGGCTGAGGTCAGATACATGAGAAAATCTCACAACTCTGCTATTTTTTGGCCTACACACTATCGAGCCTGACCCCAGCCTTGTGAGAGattctctttgttttgttgcaaactctgattttgaagacTAAAATCCTGCATCAACTGGCTGCAGTGATAATGTGATGGTGTTGAAGTGTGGACTTGTGTTAAATCTACCCGCCGAAGTttcatttcattatatttttaagaGAGAATGTCTCATAAGAATATTTCTCATTCAAGATCACATCACTGAGATGCTCCACAAGCACATTGCATGacgtagggctcgtcaacgggccgggcccGGCACATGAGTGGTGATCGAAATAGATGCTTacaaattctagtttcgaaatattgtcgatcgacaccactAGAtgtaatcaatatatatatatatttagggatcctgtaaaaatttcatccgttttgaacatggtttgaccgtccgtatcaacggtcaataaaaaaagaagtgttttgacatgataaaacctcattgaccggggctttactaaatgagtttccttgttgcgaccacgcacgatcgatggCAAAATTAGGttattcaaatatgtaaacagctttcTGCATTTGCTTCTTGGTAATAAGtccccttatgacatattagtgttgtttttggtttaccggaaatttcgacaGTCAAACGGGgcccgaattggatgaaatttaaaatggtcactaaatatatataccgatcacattggATGGTGTAGATCGATTcagagaagtttcattcatatagtcgcttcataatgagatagttttattataaacctaatataaaggttatgatacattagtggacacttcggtaATCGATAACtgcagtttgaaatatggtcgatcgacaccagtagatatgatcagtatatatatttagggaacccataAATATTTCGTCAGTTTTGGATATGGTATAACCGTTCATACAAACgatcaactaaaaaaaattatgtgatttcagatatgtaaacggctttcggcgttcgtatatttgtaataggtcatcccttagggcatattagtggtgtttttgatttacagaaaattccgacggtcaaacgaggtccgaattggataaaattcttacatggtcactaaatatatataccgatcacatcggctgtgtcgattaatcccgagaactttccttcatatagttgcttttataatgcgataattttattctaaacctaatataaaggttatgatacattagtggccACTAAGTCGATCGCCAACTCTAgtttgaaatattgtcgatcgacactagcagatgtgatcggtatatatatttagggaccctgtaaaaatttcgtctgttttggacatggtttgaccgttcgtacctaaagtcaaccaaaaaagaggcgttttgacatattgaaacacCATTGGCTGAGGATTTgctaaatgggtttcctcaatgcgaccgcgcacgataggtaacaaaaattaggtgatttcatatttgCAAACGGTTTTCGGCGTTCACATCTTTTGTAATGGATCCTCCCTTAGAGCATATtaatggtgttttcggtttatcagaaattctgacggtcaaacgaggtccgaattggatgaaatttttacaggatcaCGAAATATATATTTCGATCACATTGGCTATTGTcaatcgattccgagaagtttttttcttatagttgtttcataatgcgatagttttattataaaccaaatataaaggttatgatatattagtggacacttcggtgatTGATAACTCCAATTccaaatatggtcgatcgataccagcagatgtgatcagtatatatatttagggaaccttTAAAAAATTCGTCAGTTTTGGAAATTGTTTGATGTTCTGTATCTACAGTGAACTAAAAAGGaagcattttgacatattaaaatcaccaTTGACCGAgattttgccaaatgggttccTTGGTGTGACCGCACATAatcagtaacaaaaattaggtgatttcagatatgcaaacggttttcggtgttcgcattttggtaatgggttttcctttatgtatgtataatattttattatttggcggggtTTTACGGGACGGGCCTTGCAGACTTTTGGAgagccgggccgggccgggtttcaatCCTCTAATCTAAGCCCGACcatctacccacggaagcgggctttggcgggttttctcgcgggccgggtcgggtaaAAGCCCACCGGGCTTACCGGCCTCCGCCCGCTTTTCGGATTTGcaggctaaatgatgaggcctagcATGACATACtacttttcaaatttttttttatttttaataaaggCTTATAAGACTACCTTCAATCCTGCATTAATGAAACTGTCGAATACAAGGGGGGACGTGAAGCATAAACTCCTGATTACAAAAGACCTGAAATAATATCAAAAGTCTCTACAAACAAGTACCTAACAAAGCACCAACTAGCAAAGAACACAACTCCAATGACGACTTTATTTGCTTGTAAACAGTGGTGACATAAGTGAGAGCACAGTAGATATGTACCGTTTAAAACGATGAAACATCATTTACATATCCTAATGTCAAATAAAATATCTCCACAACCATGTTGCCGCCAGAATAACCCGACAACACTTAGTCTCATCTTACTGCTAGGAGGAAGCACCCATTAACAAATAAGCGACATCTACCTAGAGCAAAAAAGGCACACAAGGTGCATATATCGACCCATTTTGCCCTACCATAAAGCGATAGGGTATTATTAGCGACATAAAGTCGCATCATAGAAAAACTAAATAAGTTTTaactgaaataaaataaaaaaattgatgacCAAAGCCCAAACCCAGGCACAAACCCAGGCCCAAGCCTTATTTCCAACAGGCCCAACCCAACCTAGCAGAGAGGATGATTCACCCTTCAAAAATAGAAGATAATATGAATTAAGGAGCTGAATCACGCTTGATATAAGATCAAAATGGTGGCATGTTGCTTCCACCTACAATGCACGACTGCATAAGTTGGATGCATATACGAGTCTAAAGATCTAAATGCGGAGCATTGGAAGCCATGactcaaacaaaaataatacaCACAAACAAGTTAACTAAAGACcaagacatgaaaaaaaaagaaaagaagaaaaaaagatgagatGGAAACAATATATTAGAGAAATTCAGTAAATCCGATTCCAGCAACGGAGTCAAAAATGATTTTTGACTAAAACTAGCTATACCTGGGCTAAAGTTGGCCTAGCGTCAACTTATAATTTTTCGCCTTTACCAAGAccgtaatatataattaattactaGGACAAATAATAATACtacaaaaaatgaaatagaAACCAATACACACAAGAGACATGAATGATGTCAATTTGAAATGCTAAGCAGTTGAATCTAAAAACCGTAGTCAAGAAATGTGGGCAGCTTCACTTCATTCATATATACAACAAGCGCATTACATGATACAACAAACAGTAGTTCATGAGAAGCAACAATGTCTTTGGAATTTCCCCATGTAACACAAGACTCATCAGTGACTCTGTTGCTTTGCAAAATTCCAAAAACGGTTTTCAGAATTATTTTCAACCTCATAGCTAACTTTTTCACTCACACTAGTCTAGATTTCTCCTATTCTTTTTCATCCAAGTAGCTTAGCTAGCTATTTTTACCactagatttcttcttctccttttgcCTTCCAATGGAAACTAACTGTACATCAAGACTGTGGACATGATCACCCCCCACTTTTTCCGCATCACACAAGAACCATGGTGGTGTCCTTTCTAAGTTGAGCACTTCCTTGCACATTTTTGCCaaatttctttgttttaagTAGAGCCTACTCCAAGgaaatcaatgaatggcatCGCACTCGTCTTGTCATTATGATCTTCTCCAGACATGGAAGAAACATTATTGTTGCTGGTCTTATAGGTGGTAAGAATTGATTCATCTCCGgaaatttcagagtttgaATCTGATGACTGACCATTCTTACTGCCCTTAATCCTGCCAGAGTCTTCAACTATAATATACAACAATAAGTAGCAAAGTTTTGTTAAGATCAAGAACAAACGAAACTATCAAAGAGCAAGAACATAAATAGTATGCATTTGATTATGTCATATATGTGACTCGGAGTGGTTTAAGAAACATACCCAGCTGTGATCCAAAGGTTTTGTATTGCTGAAATGGATTGTTGTTCTTGAAAAAGCTGGGCATCAGTGGACTATTTGAGGGAGTGAGGGAGAGATGAGTAGTACATGTTGAGGCAGAGGCTGCAGAGCCAGATTCATCGTTACTGGTGTTGATTGAGATTGTTGAACGATCACTAGAGGCATTATTCTTAGTCCCATTTTCttgatcttcatcatcatgagGAATCATGATAGGCTGAGAAGCAGAAGAGGGCCTTCTCCTCTTGTAAACGTTGGATTCCTCTCTGTGCTTTCTAGCCATGATGACATGCCAATGGTTCTTGACAGCATTATCAGTCCTTCCAGGGAAGAGCCTTGCAATCATGGCCCATTTGTTGCCGTAGAGTCTATGAGCAGATAGAagcctctcttcttcttcctcactgAAAGCCCTTCTGTTGATCCTTGGATCTAGCTGGTTAAACCATCTCAGTCTGCAACTTTTCCCTACACCCAAGAGCACAATTAGTCTCACATCAGCATACATatccaaaaatcaaaacaaaactgCAACTTGAACATGAAACTAGATTCATTGTCTCTATTTACCTGATCTACCATCAAGGTGCTCAGCAATCAAGTTCCAGTTTTGAGGACCAAACTGG containing:
- the LOC126794349 gene encoding transcription factor CSA-like isoform X2; translated protein: MMTDSSYRQDLNYMPSQLCLSSTIVRVVADSEMGYGIGVHDRKRKSTMAPSLAGDESDREDVVQGLAAGHGKTKLCVRGHWRPAEDSKLKQLVAQFGPQNWNLIAEHLDGRSGKSCRLRWFNQLDPRINRRAFSEEEEERLLSAHRLYGNKWAMIARLFPGRTDNAVKNHWHVIMARKHREESNVYKRRRPSSASQPIMIPHDDEDQENGTKNNASSDRSTISINTSNDESGSAASASTCTTHLSLTPSNSPLMPSFFKNNNPFQQYKTFGSQLDSGRIKGSKNGQSSDSNSEISGDESILTTYKTSNNNVSSMSGEDHNDKTSAMPFIDFLGVGST
- the LOC126794349 gene encoding transcription factor CSA-like isoform X1, with translation MMTDSSYRQDLNYMPSQLCLSSTIVRVVADSEMGYGIGVHDRKRKSTMAPSLAGDESDREDVVQGLAAGHGKTKLCVRGHWRPAEDSKLKQLVAQFGPQNWNLIAEHLDGRSGKSCRLRWFNQLDPRINRRAFSEEEEERLLSAHRLYGNKWAMIARLFPGRTDNAVKNHWHVIMARKHREESNVYKRRRPSSASQPIMIPHDDEDQENGTKNNASSDRSTISINTSNDESGSAASASTCTTHLSLTPSNSPLMPSFFKNNNPFQQYKTFGSQLVEDSGRIKGSKNGQSSDSNSEISGDESILTTYKTSNNNVSSMSGEDHNDKTSAMPFIDFLGVGST